In Longimicrobium sp., the DNA window TTGAGCGCCTATCACCCGCACGTACGTACATCATGGCTCGCTGGCATCGCTCCCCGGAAGCACTCGAAGCAGCTCGCGACTGGCGTGACCGCTGCCTCCTCGCGGACGGCTCCATCTTGTCCGGCAATCGGCTCTGGACGCTCGAGAACCTGCTGCACCTGGATCGTCACTTCGTCCAGAATCTCGATGAGGGTGAGGGCGATTTCCTCCAGAAGCTAGAGGCGCAGCTCGCGCCCGCTCCGGCCCAGGCAAAGCAACTCGCCGCCGAGATACTGTGGATCTTGTACCTGAGTGTCAGCGAGCGAGGGATGAAGGGGGCCACCAAGCGAATCCAGATTCGCCGCGCATGGGAATGGTCCGGCGAGCGCCTCCCCGATGCACCGAAACTCGGAGAACCCCTGGAGCGAGGCGTGGGGTTTCCCGGCACGGCATTCAACACGGGCCGGTGGCGTGAACTCGTGTTCTGCATCGAGTTGTTCCGTGATTGGAAGCGGCTGCGGCGTTCAGATGCAGAATCGTTGATCAGCGACCCGTGGAGATTTGCTGAGTGGGTGGATCGGCACCCTGCGAGCAAGAACCGGCAGTTCCGTCACATGCTCCTGTATCTCCTGTTCCCGGAATCGTTCGAGCGGGTGATGACATCGAGCCACAAGGAGCAGATCCTTCGGCGCTTGGGGGCGAAGCTCGGGCTGGACGTTGCCGTCGATGGTATGGACCGCATGGCTGTGGACCGAGCCTTGGTAAGCCTGCGGCGTCGGCTGGAAGAGCGATTCGACGGCGCTGAGGCAGACTACTATGAAGGTCCGATCCGGAGTGAATGGATGGGAAAGGGATCGGTTCCGAAGGTTGGGGCTCGCAAAGCTACCCCGCCGCGGGCTGCTGATAAAGCACACGACCTGTCGCGGCAGCTGCAGAGTCCGGGGGATCGGCGCGTCTGGCTGATTGCCCCCGGCGAAGGCGCGCGGTTGTGGCAGGAGTTCCAGCGCGACGGCGTCTGCGCAATCGGGTGGGATGAACTGGGCGACCTGGCGGCCTATCCAACATACGAAGCGGCCTACGAAGCCCTTCGCGAAGTTCGCGGCGGGAATCCGTTGAACGATGCGAATGCCTGCTTCGAGTTTGCCCACAGGATGCGATTGGGCGATCTCGTCATCGCGAAGCAGGGGCGTAGCGTAATCGTTGGGGTTGGCGAGGTGACGTCTGGATACCGGTACGACGACGCGCGATCGGAGTACCGGAACGTTCGCGACGTGCGTTGGGACCAGGTAGGGCGCTGGACGCTGCCGGAAGAGCACCGGATGGTCGTGAAGACCCTCACGGAGATGACGACGTATCCCGCATGGCTCAGCGCGGCATCGGAAGCTCTCGGTCCGCTACC includes these proteins:
- a CDS encoding AAA family ATPase → MARWHRSPEALEAARDWRDRCLLADGSILSGNRLWTLENLLHLDRHFVQNLDEGEGDFLQKLEAQLAPAPAQAKQLAAEILWILYLSVSERGMKGATKRIQIRRAWEWSGERLPDAPKLGEPLERGVGFPGTAFNTGRWRELVFCIELFRDWKRLRRSDAESLISDPWRFAEWVDRHPASKNRQFRHMLLYLLFPESFERVMTSSHKEQILRRLGAKLGLDVAVDGMDRMAVDRALVSLRRRLEERFDGAEADYYEGPIRSEWMGKGSVPKVGARKATPPRAADKAHDLSRQLQSPGDRRVWLIAPGEGARLWQEFQRDGVCAIGWDELGDLAAYPTYEAAYEALREVRGGNPLNDANACFEFAHRMRLGDLVIAKQGRSVIVGVGEVTSGYRYDDARSEYRNVRDVRWDQVGRWTLPEEHRMVVKTLTEMTTYPAWLSAASEALGPLPSPSTPPGGSDIPLPGPDTVLGPYPIEDALDEMFLTQAQFSGILDALGRRKNVILEGAPGVGKTFVARRIAWALMGQKDDSRVQMVQFHQSYAYEDFVQGWRPQAQGFALQNGVFHQFCKRAQADP